ggaaaaaaaataatcaatccaacaagaaaatattttaaaacttcaacatGGTTGTAGGTTTGGCTGAACAAGTAAATTCAAAGATGGGATATCTGTTCAACCTTAAAtctatttattcatttatgcTTTGTTTGAATTACACTCGtaagtatttaaatttaatttaaaaagtaaattattttgaaaaaaaattaaagtgtttGGAAAcactcaaaatatattttaaagtaaattttaaataatctttagaaaaaagtatttaaacaaaaatgaaattcttaaacaatatttttttctttaattcaattGAAACGGATCCTTAATTTTGTAGAATACTTACgacatttttgaaatttggaaaattgtaTCTTCTCTCACCTACCGCTACAATAACTTAACCTATTTTGTTTAGAACCAATGATTAGTAGAATAAAATAGTAGTTTAGAGAAAGATCATTATTAAGCGATTCAAGTTActttacaataatatattgttcGTTATCTTTTTTTAGTGGTACTCTCCATGTTCATTTTGATAGAATCTTGAGCTGGTTGCAGAGTTTGAGATGTGTCATCCGTGGCCAAGAAGAAGTATTAGATTGTAACCCAGTcaaataaaaccaaataaataaaaggtcAAACCCTGGAATCATCTATTATTCATCCTCAAGTTTGAGTTCCTATGATGTCTTATAAAATACAAtccttgtaaatattttcaacaatgcAACAAAAAGTTCTTCTCATTTATCTTCATACTCTCCTTTAGTCTTCTCTATCTTATTTGATTAGAGTGCGTTTCTTTTCTATTACATTAAATTGATTATTGTACTTCAATATGTTTTATGTTGCATTTTTGTACTATAATCCAATATTTGTATCGTAGTTTGTACTCTGGTAGTTAGCTCGACAACTTATGACTTTTATTAGATTTGGCAAAgtacatttaatatttttaggttatatttatttaagaaaaaaagggtgTATGTTCAATATATTAGTATCTTaagttttttagaaattgaggTATTGTCGCATCATATCATGATAAGTAATCTCTAAAGAAGGTACTCATCTTTATTTCGGTATGTACTTAACTAAATTGACTATTCGGAGTGtcaatttaattgttaaagtGTGGTATTTTTGAATGTGAAGATCTTGTTGTCATGTAGGTTAGTTCGAACCATATCTAAGCAAAATTTGAGGAAGCAGTAAAATCGACAAGTGACCTATGACAGAATACAAAGGGAGTTAAATTGTTGTTGTGGTAAAGAAGTTTAGgaattataaaaaaggaaagaaaacaaaaaagaaatgaaaataggGAGACGGAAAAGGAAGGGAATGGGAAAATATAAGAGGGCCGAAGTAAAACGGAGACGACTCGACTTGATACCGAAGCCTCGTGGAttgattgtattgtatgctattatttattattgataaaggATTGATTGTATCGtttgttgaagaaagaaagaaagaaagaaagaaagaaagaaagagaaaagaaaatgattttccAAAGAAAGACGCAATTTTTACTTTCgtcaaatttagttttatttggtttaaataGGTCGCTGTCTTCTCTACAAGCCGTCTATGGGGTCTGATACAAATCCTGTTAGGCTTCTCGTCCCATGATTATTGCAGATCAGGTCGCAACTACCACCATTTCAACTCTTGAACTTTCtacctcttttcttctttcctatTCTAGGGTTTATGCCCTCCAACTCCCATGTCTTCTGCCCTTACCACtgcttcttcctcctcctcccctCTTTCCTCTAAATCTTGCTATAATTCCGACTGTAAGGAACTCAGGCCTGACCGCTCCAGAAAGGGATGGCGTCTTCGCACCGGCGACTTTGCCGAACTCTGTGATCGATGCGCGTAAGTCTCTTCTCTTTctacttttattaaaaattgtttctttcctttctttttaccCCCTCTCACTCGGTTTCCTCTAGTTATTAGTCTGGACTACTTATCTGGGCATGTTTGGAGTTTTCTTTGCTTGGTTTAGTGCAGGTTAAAGGGGAGGGGATTTACTTTTGCCCCGTCCACTTTAATCGCCATTTTTGTGTGGGGATGTTTTCACACTGGTTCCATCAAGTTTCGAGTTTTACGGGTTAAGGTTCTGGGGATTGGTTTACAAAACTCAATGAATTATGGTTGCAGTTTCTAAATACGGTGAAGCTATATTTTCTGTTTTAGAGAGCTTACCGACGTGTGTTGTGGGGTAGAAGACTAGATACAATTTTCATTGGAAGATTTGCTTTCCAATGACCTGTGAGAGTTAGTTGATTCATGTTCTGGTTAGAAGTTCTTTTGTTACTGAACCTGCAATTGTTCTTATGATATGGACTAAGTGACTCGTTTTTTTCCCCTCCTGCTTcgaaattatttctttctagGAAGTTGGAGTGGTTCTGACTTACTAATATTGTGGgcaatttatttcttttgagtATCCGTAGTAATTGATATGATGCGTGCATGTGGATGGATTTAGCGCATTTTGTATAAGAGTGCTGAAGTATTGGAAGTAAACAGATATCATAAGATGGTTGGTTGTGATgagaggattttttttttcattaaaagaattatgtcGATTGAAATTCGTCTATGTCTACGAATGCTTACGTCTTCTTGTAAGCACTCTGGTCAAATTGACTACGAACATTTTAAGAACTCTGGTcaaattcaattctttttagttCTGCTTACGAGGAAGGAAGATTCTGTGAGACTTTTCACTTGAATGCTTCTGGTTGGAGGTGCTGCGAATCCTGTGGAAAGGTGAGTGAAGTtaatttctatcattttaTATGCTCTATCTTGTAAGTGTGACCATGCATCTCCAAatctttactttttgtttattttatacatatttacTAATGAGAAGTCTCTGTCTCCAGCGGGTTCATTGCGGGTGTATTGTTTCAGCTCATGCATTCACCTTACTGGATCCTGGGGGTATCGAGTGCATGACATGCGCACGGAAGAATGTAATCTTAGTAAGGATGCATCTTGCTATTGTTAATTCTTTCattgatatttcttttaactGTTCATACTTTTTTTGATCGGTTTGTTTGGTTGTGACACATGAGTAAAATATTGCCATTTGAAGTTTCTTTAGTTAAAACTTCTGCATAGACTATCCTTTTTACACATGGCAATTTTTTAACGAGAGGTTCTGCCTCAATGCTGATGCAATAATTTCATCTCTCTTGGTAAACAGTAAACATTGATCTCACAAGGGAACCGCCTGGTGAAAGTGGAAATTACGAAGGCAGtacttaaattttgttcttcaagttggGTCATAAAAGTCACGTTTGTCCAAATGaaactattatttaaattgatgtGCTATAAGTTGACAAAGAtatctttttctcaaaaagaCTAACCAATTCTgataccttttcataatccttactatgttttttttttgcggCTTTCCTTTTAGTGTTTATTTGTTAGGTTTTATCTTCCTACTGTTAAAAGTAATCCTCAATTATTTTAGGcattaacttttgaaatttatgttaaatCCGGTTTTCTATCTTGGGTTCACTCTCTAGTCTTAGGATATGGTTCATGCACGTGCAGTTTATGGAATTTTAAGTTAACATTAGTTTGATTGAATTCCAACATGATTGACGTtctaaatcaattttcttgtttttggtTCAGCCACTAAATCCAGCCTGGCCACCGTCTTTGCTTTTCCATTCAGCTTTGCCCGACAGACTAAAAGAACTATCTGTTAAAAATTGGAGTCAGTTGGCTGGATCAGGTCCTGTACCATGGCGCCAAGCTCCCAGTATGTTCAATTCTTCTCTCCCTTCTGGTGAATTGCATCACAGAGCACCTTATGAAGTTGACATATCAGCTGCACTTAACAAACTCAATACTAGCGAAAGGTTGCCTGTatctttagaaaaaagaaaaaacgaagACTTCTCTGAAAGGTTCTTGAATGGGAGCCTGAAGCCTTGTGGGCAGGATTTATGTGAAAATGGGACTGCAGGTGtgcatcttttcttttctatattttatgttttgaagaCGTGTAGATAATTAGTATAAAGTTGATATGTAGTTACTATTCATTTTGGTCAGAGCAGTGTTTTAGTTGTTATGAGTGCGAAGTGTTGGCTAAACCTGACTAGTGATATCGTGTAGGAGGCATTAAATGTGATGACAAACCTAGCTCATGTTCTAATATGCCGAAACAGTCTAGCTTTGTGAAGGAGGATTCATCTACTATGCAATATGGTTTGAATATACCTTATGCACCTCCAAATGAACCAAGTGCTCGGGGTAGGATTTCTGGAACTCATTTGAGACCAACCCCACTATCTTCTCTTCCAAAGCAGATCCATACCAATTTGCAAAATGGTGCTGACTCGTCTAACGAAACACAGCTGCGCAATGGAAGGCCTAGAGGAGAATCACGTGGAAAGAATTATTTGCTTCCGCGATACTGGCCTAGATTTACCGACCAAGAGCTACAACAAATATCTGTCGAGTATCCTCAATCTtggataattataaaatacaaaataaaattatttgtagttGTCGAGGGCTTGTAACTCTGGTTACTAGGGTTCTTACTCCTTTAAAGCATTTCAGTTAAATTTTCAGGGAAATATTCAAGGATCTTCAAGTTCCTTTGcataattttgtcaaattttttagaaGTATTAGCTAATAGCCTTGACAATATTCAAGCTCGAATTCTGTAATTACTCCAttgtttgagaaaatgttGAGTGCTAGTGATGCTGGGCGGATTGGGCGGTTGGTGCTTCCTAAAAAATGTGCAGAGGTAAGTAGTCAATTTCTAGTGTCTATtggggtttttttctttggaagtTTTGAAGTAGCCATTGTTTTTCAATGCTTGAAGGAGACCTTATTCATTGTTTTGGACAAAGTTGTTAAAAAGCTAGTGTCTATTTTCCTGTATTCATGTTGATATATTTTCACtcctttttggattttgtatcttttgaatatttattccttttcatCATATCAGTGAGAagctgttttttgtttttcaaaaaatactATTTGTTAGTTCAATATGCATGCTACTGTCTAATTTTGGTTGCAAGTTAAATTGTGCAGACATCATGGGCTGAAGTTTTAGCGGTTTCAATCTTTCTAGCATAGTAGCTGTAGCTCTAGTGTCGTACCTCATACTTATTTGATACTTGAGATGGGTTCTTAAAGGCAACCAAACTTAGTGAAATGCTTGCTGCTTTTGAtcattatgcattttttttcctcattaTTTTGCTTCATCTATGGATTGACTTTACGTGTTTGTTCTGTCATCACTCGGTTATATACTTTCATCATGCAGGCCTATTTTCCATCAATTTCCCAGCCCGAGGGATTGCCTCTAAAAGTACAAGATGCAAAAGGAAAGGAATGGATATTTCAGTTCCGTTTCTGGCCTAACAACAATAGCAGGATGTATGTTCTTGAGGGGGTTACTCCTTGCATACAGTCCATGCAACTGCAAGCAGGTGACACAGGTAAGCAtacaataagaaaatatgtaaTTCTCATCAGCAATCGCACACCACAGTTTGTTAAAAATTAGGTTTGATTGGAAGCTTTTGTACACACCTGCAATGCCCTAAATTGCCAAGGCCAGTTTGATAGTAATGTTTTAAGTCCTGTATCTACAAAACTAAGGCTGCTTCCTTGTAATTTCCatgttcatttgttttttcagtCTCTGCTTTCTCAAAATTAgaataccaaaatatatattcaaaagcTCTCTTTTATAGTTAAAATTTTGGCGAAGATTTTAAGAAcgattaaaaaaatcaatgttacaaaatattttaattgttgataCCGAGGTTATTTTAAACATGTAAAACTTACAACAAAAATGCTGCTTGGTAGTtatggtttgttttgttttgttttgtttatttttgttttttaaggGTTTTCCTGTATTTATGTTCTCTCATGTGTCCTTTatgtagaaaaattgaatttatttttctttcaggAATTTTCAGGCTTCTGGTGATTTCAATTGTGCTTTTAGAATtctatcaaaattatataaaaaggtTCTCAAAAAAGTAATCTGTAAAACAAATTgctaaatagtttgtcaaacAATTCCTAATTGATTCATGATTCATTACTCATTTTCTTGAATGCTGAAACTTAGATTAGTTTACCACCTATCAAAgaattaatttcatatgaaTTTCCTTAACACCCAAATGTTCACCCTGTTGTTGGGTTATGCGGGTTTTCCTATGAGATTACACTCACGgatactaaataaaaatatttactatcttttttttataaaaccataaattttattttatatcatatattgTGTATGGTCTCACTCATGGTATGGGACTGAAATCTCCTTTCACATTACCAGTGACATTTAGTCGGTTAGAGCCAGAAGGGAAGCTGGTAATGGGTTTCAGAAAGGCCTCAGCTACAGCCGACCAGGTTATGCATTTTCAAGATAGCTTATGGCTTTTGTgtatgttgaaaattttgagtgAGATCCAGAATCTTGATGCCATTAGAATATGAAAGTTAAATGCATTGTTTTGTATGCAAAACATTGCATGGACGCATTATGTGTAAAGATCTTTCATTGTTCACTTCTTTTGGGATAtcaatttgtattaaaaacgTCTAAGTCGCTATAATTTTGCACCTGAGACTGGAAACAGAGTAttctaattgattttgtaagtTTTAGATTGTTGAAAATGTTGACATTAGTGCTTACTGGAAAAAAAGTTGCATATATTTACAACTAAATGAGAATATGAATGCCTGTCTGCAAATGTTCACATGTAACGTCACTTACTGAGTTAGTAATTGTCATGGCAGGTTTTTTgtgatataaatttatacttattGGGTGGTTACGTTTTCCAGATTATGTCTAAGTTTAAGCATgagtttccatttttctttacctTCAAAACAGACTGATTGTATCTAAAATTGTTTGTGATCTAActctatattttctttggcaggaaaatgaaacaaacaagACCAAGAATGGAGCTCCTGTACATGGAGATGTCAgtaatataaaagttaaagtcAGTAAAGTTTCATTTGCTATCCATtactttaaacaataaatattggatcaccttttttttcatgaatcAACCAGGCTGAACTGGCTGATCCTAATTCGTGGACAAAAGTTGATAAGTCTGGATACATAGCGAAAGAGGTCTTGGGTGCTAAACCTTCAATTTctagaaagaggaaaaacagTACCCTAGGTTCTAAGAGTAAGCGCCTTAGAATTGACAATGAGGACATGATTGAGTTGAAGATAACTTGGGAAGAAGCTCAAGGATTGCTTCGGCCTCCTCCAAACCAAGTTCCAAACATTTTGGTCATTGAAGGGTTTGAATTTGAGGCATATGAGGTATAGCTCACTACAGCTATGTTTTTATGATTCCATGTATCCATTATTAGCATTTTAATTCTTTGTGAACTGAAAACCAACACATCCTTGactcaaagaaaaagaaaattaatatatccTTCTTTTGGTGCTCATCACGGAATAAAATGCTTTGGCTATGGTGATCTGGATACCAGCAACTGGTTATATCCTTATACTTTACTTATGTCGACAGTCATATGACTAATGGAAGTGAAATGTTGCAGCCAAATACTATTGGGCAAAATGTTGGAGCTACCCTTGTCTTTGGGCAAAATGTTGACTCACAACTTTAATGCTAGGAGTTACCCTTATGATTTCGTGCATAGTAACTAATTGGAAATCTGTTAGGAATCAAGTTAGTGTAGGATGCCTTTGTTCAATATTGGTTAGAATGAGATTAGCAATGTGGTACTTAAGTGGCTTGACTCTCCCACCCCAATAAATAGCTTTTAGTGTGCAGTTTCTTAAGGTTCTTAAGTACCTAACAAAATcctttttgttatcttttggttttgtgggttaactcattctcattcttttGTATTGACTTCTTTCTTCAATATATAGTTACAtatccaaaggaaaaaaaaagcagcTAGAAGCTATATTAACATTCTAATTCAAGTGCTTTAAACTCAAGTTTTAAGCTCTTCACTGCTTTTGGATccaaaaaatgttttaatttatgtcaTGAATTAGAATGATCGTGACAGTGATTTTGGAGGTTGTCCTTTCTCTTTGATCCAATGTTTGCCTGAGATTTGCCATGATTTGGTTACTGTCATTAGGGGTGAttgttgttttggttttgtcGGTTTTGGAGTCAACCAAGAACCAAACCAATCGATTTTCATTGATTTAAACCGATCACTggtaaataacaaaaccaaCGAATTGGATTTATTTGGTTTGGTTTATTTTGGGTGTTTGGTGTTCCTTTTTTCTTGCGaacttttatttcattttgacCTTTGTTTTGAATGTCAGCCTTAGGTTTTGGAGTTAAAGTAATTGGTGTTGGTTATATGATGTCTATTTTATGCTGCATGTATTTTAGGGTGATGGTAACATCAATATTCTGGCTTATGTTATTACAGGAGGCACCTGTACTTGGGAAGCCATCAATTATACCACCTGATAATACAGGGTAAATAACCTCTCTTTTCTGGTGGGTTGATCACTTTCGTGTAGCTTTTCTGCACCGTCATgatgttcattttttctgttGTGTGCTTTGCCTACTTATGGGCAGGACTgctgatttttcattttgctaCTGAAACTTCTGTCTGTTATCTGAAATTAGTAAATCTTGTATGTGTGTTGCtattttttccctcttttttatttttccttcatatttgaaaatagcaCGTGTCTTGTagctttttgttttgtcttCCCGTGGTTATGACATCTTACCATACATGGCATTGGCTAGTCTGTAagtaagatatatattatccTTGCACATTCCAAATACTTTGGTTCATTTTCAGCGAAAGGATTCAATGGACGCAATGTGAAGACTGTTTGAAGTGGCGAAAATTGCCAGCTAGTGCTCTTCTTCCCTCAAAATGGACTTGTTCTGACAACTCATGGGAACCTGAGAGGTAGCAAGGATGCATTATTCTCTATTGACTTCTCTAGtgttgtatatttatttttatcacaATGAGATCTAAGACAGTAAGCACAAACTAGTATTATTCTCAGTGCAGCCGTATAGTGTATAGAGAGGTGCTTTCGCCTATTTTCTACaatatgtttatttgttgtttggGCATGTCATTTTATCATGGTGCTGTTACCAGAGGTTAATTATTTATTCCTCTTTGCGGTCAATGAAATTGGATTTGATATGTTGAGGTAACACTGTCTGACATGCTTCATTAGAATTCATGGTCCGTTCAAGGCTCTATTTTGGAGGAAAGGATTAAAATGTACTGTGGGAGTTTTTGGGAGGAATTATCTTGGTGCTTCTGATGTAGTCAGTGTGGCCTATGTGAATATTACTAATATAATTCTCTTTGCCACTAGATCTTTTTGCTCAGCGCCTCAAGAGTTGTCAACCGAGCAGCTAGAAGAACTACTTTCCCCGGGTAATTCAGGTGTGAATTGTTCAAAACGAAAACTATCACATCTTTGACCGTATCTTCATGCATGATGAATCTCGACtgattcaataatattttgtttcttatccaATGTTCCTATCCTAATCTGTTGTTTGCTATTTATATAGTTGCTCCTGTCAAGAAAATGAAGGCTGCCAAACTAGAACCAGATAATGTTGAAGCTCTGGAAGGACTTGACACTCTTGCAAATTTAGCCATCTTAGGAGAGGGTGAGGCAAGCCAGACACCTGGCCAAGCAACCACAAAGCACCCTCGCCATAGACCTGGATGCTCATGCATAGTATGCATTCAACCACCAAGCGGGAAGGGACCAAAACATAAGCAGACATGCACTTGTAATGTGTGCCTGACAGTAAAGCGTCGGTTTCGAACATTAATGCTTCGACGAGAAAAAAAGCAATTTGAAAAGGAAGCAGAAACTATGCGCCAAAGGCATAAATTTCAGGATGAAATGTTCCCGGATAGATCAATGGACGAAGAATCTCTTACTTGCAGTAATACAAGTACAAGTAAGCTTATGgaggaaggaaaaatgaatgatgGCTCTGATGAGGATCCTAATAGAAACAAGCCATCCACTTCACCTTTTAAAGGCCAGATTGATTTGAACATGCAGCCCGAGCGGGAGGAAGAGCTGTCACCAGGTTCTGATTCTGGAAGCATGATGAAAATGCTTCAAGATACTGGGGACAGGTTTCTTGAGCAGCAGAGGTCGAACTCCGGTGGTACTCGAAGTTCATCAAGCGATCCGTTAGAACCTGGAGGGGAACGCGAACACAAAGGTGAGAGTAGTAGCAATGTCATTGATCTCAGTAGCAACAATTTAGACGCTGACAAGGACCATCCTGCAACCTTGTCCTTGAATCCATCGGCGTCCATGTCAACCACAGGTTGAATTAAAACATTCTACTTAGATGCGGGCACTTCATATATACATTGCATTGGTGGGTCAGTTTTTGTTGTACATTCATCCACGCTGGCCTTCATCAAAGTTGCAAATCTGTACATAAAGAGGGTTCAGACACAACCACCCTTAGTTTTAGATGACAGCGGAATGTTGAGCAGATAACTAATGAAATCTCTTATTTAATCaaccattttaaatttggaaagtGTTGAATGAATACTTCATGCACAATTATTAACAGGTGAAGTTGATTTTCAGCACTATTGAAATGGAAACTGGTTTTCATGAAGTTTGGCTCATCTAAACCCATTTCTTCACAATCTCAAGGAAAGATTCATACTAATTAATTGTTAAGCTATGTTCGTTACTTTCAGCATATTAATGACGATCAAAATGTACTTGAAATAGTTCTTTAAtctttactttgtttttttaagtcTAAATTGAGATTTTAACTTTGGACTAAACACATTTGGTTGTAAACGAGTAATATAGTGAGTATTTTCAACTGTGTGAGGCATATGAGTTAATTAGATTGGTATAACCctaaaaaaggaaatagattgatataaaaattaaacacatatcttttctatattaaaaCGGGCTATGTAGGTCGAATTTTACATAGCCATCTTGTCacatttttcacaaattcTCATATTATCTTTTGTCGAGTGGTTGTGACTTTCAAATGTGTCAGTTTAAAAGACGGTAGATATGGCTTTTCCTATTTCTAGTttatatgataaatttatatattttaaaaatacgtAAAATTGATGATGCAATAGATTGGAGATGAATCTATTCATAGTTGAAGTTTTTACATACATCAAATTGATGCATTGATTCTTCAAATGTTTATACGACATGCAAACGATCaagtaaatatttgaagttataaacttaacaaatataattctACAAGATCcaaagtaaagaaaatatatatgttaaaatatttactctaATAAAAGTAAGTATTACGataaaacaatacttttttttttgtgtgatttctgagtaacatttatttattatatgttaaaaatcaataatcaaaattataagatatttcACGGACAAATCTGATCAGAAATGATAAAAGtgatcaaataaaatgtcTATATAATTAAACATGTGAGAAAGATCAAAAGTTAATGTATATTAGTagggtttaatttaattagtgaaTGTATgagtttgacttttttttctcttttatcaaaagttaaaaataaaaattaatttcattcactctttcaaaagaaataataataaattatctaATACACCAAATAAGACTTCAACTCAACCACCAAACAACATCATGTTTTGAACaacttaaaagataaaataaaaatagttactctaatttttttcaagggcattaattatattgataCATTCAACTATGCAAGCTTAGactataacttttattttcatttttttatgaaatattatgGTTTCATTtgctaatatatatttattaattaaaacaaaatatggtTTTTATAGGCCAAACAAgtttggcaaaaaaaaaaaaaaaaacaataagacCAAAATGAGTAATGCTCAACTCAGGGGTGTGATTCAAATTCTCCACACTACAAAGGTGTTACACAATtgcattattaaaattt
This DNA window, taken from Cucumis sativus cultivar 9930 chromosome 6, Cucumber_9930_V3, whole genome shotgun sequence, encodes the following:
- the LOC101209415 gene encoding B3 domain-containing protein Os07g0563300 isoform X2 — protein: MSSALTTASSSSSPLSSKSCYNSDCKELRPDRSRKGWRLRTGDFAELCDRCASAYEEGRFCETFHLNASGWRCCESCGKRVHCGCIVSAHAFTLLDPGGIECMTCARKNVILPLNPAWPPSLLFHSALPDRLKELSVKNWSQLAGSGPVPWRQAPSMFNSSLPSGELHHRAPYEVDISAALNKLNTSERLPVSLEKRKNEDFSERFLNGSLKPCGQDLCENGTAGGIKCDDKPSSCSNMPKQSSFVKEDSSTMQYGLNIPYAPPNEPSARGRISGTHLRPTPLSSLPKQIHTNLQNGADSSNETQLRNGRPRGESRGKNYLLPRYWPRFTDQELQQISVDSNSVITPLFEKMLSASDAGRIGRLVLPKKCAEAYFPSISQPEGLPLKVQDAKGKEWIFQFRFWPNNNSRMYVLEGVTPCIQSMQLQAGDTVTFSRLEPEGKLVMGFRKASATADQENETNKTKNGAPVHGDAELADPNSWTKVDKSGYIAKEVLGAKPSISRKRKNSTLGSKSKRLRIDNEDMIELKITWEEAQGLLRPPPNQVPNILVIEGFEFEAYEEAPVLGKPSIIPPDNTGERIQWTQCEDCLKWRKLPASALLPSKWTCSDNSWEPERSFCSAPQELSTEQLEELLSPGNSVAPVKKMKAAKLEPDNVEALEGLDTLANLAILGEGEASQTPGQATTKHPRHRPGCSCIVCIQPPSGKGPKHKQTCTCNVCLTVKRRFRTLMLRREKKQFEKEAETMRQRHKFQDEMFPDRSMDEESLTCSNTSTSKLMEEGKMNDGSDEDPNRNKPSTSPFKGQIDLNMQPEREEELSPGSDSGSMMKMLQDTGDRFLEQQRSNSGGTRSSSSDPLEPGGEREHKGESSSNVIDLSSNNLDADKDHPATLSLNPSASMSTTG
- the LOC101209415 gene encoding B3 domain-containing protein Os07g0563300 isoform X1, with product MSSALTTASSSSSPLSSKSCYNSDCKELRPDRSRKGWRLRTGDFAELCDRCASAYEEGRFCETFHLNASGWRCCESCGKRVHCGCIVSAHAFTLLDPGGIECMTCARKNVILPLNPAWPPSLLFHSALPDRLKELSVKNWSQLAGSGPVPWRQAPSMFNSSLPSGELHHRAPYEVDISAALNKLNTSERLPVSLEKRKNEDFSERFLNGSLKPCGQDLCENGTAGGIKCDDKPSSCSNMPKQSSFVKEDSSTMQYGLNIPYAPPNEPSARGRISGTHLRPTPLSSLPKQIHTNLQNGADSSNETQLRNGRPRGESRGKNYLLPRYWPRFTDQELQQISVDSNSVITPLFEKMLSASDAGRIGRLVLPKKCAEAYFPSISQPEGLPLKVQDAKGKEWIFQFRFWPNNNSRMYVLEGVTPCIQSMQLQAGDTVTFSRLEPEGKLVMGFRKASATADQENETNKTKNGAPVHGDVSNIKVKAELADPNSWTKVDKSGYIAKEVLGAKPSISRKRKNSTLGSKSKRLRIDNEDMIELKITWEEAQGLLRPPPNQVPNILVIEGFEFEAYEEAPVLGKPSIIPPDNTGERIQWTQCEDCLKWRKLPASALLPSKWTCSDNSWEPERSFCSAPQELSTEQLEELLSPGNSVAPVKKMKAAKLEPDNVEALEGLDTLANLAILGEGEASQTPGQATTKHPRHRPGCSCIVCIQPPSGKGPKHKQTCTCNVCLTVKRRFRTLMLRREKKQFEKEAETMRQRHKFQDEMFPDRSMDEESLTCSNTSTSKLMEEGKMNDGSDEDPNRNKPSTSPFKGQIDLNMQPEREEELSPGSDSGSMMKMLQDTGDRFLEQQRSNSGGTRSSSSDPLEPGGEREHKGESSSNVIDLSSNNLDADKDHPATLSLNPSASMSTTG